The following proteins are co-located in the Fusobacteria bacterium ZRK30 genome:
- a CDS encoding diguanylate cyclase produces MNIQKSVIKISVISCLIPIFFLGIYSFFLTQNETKRREQEKIELIFASEKKQLKLINDKMEAVLDLLEFFVIHSKVETSHKDEFQVLIEGMMDLIVADNKEVENIFYGDEYGRISLKGSGFIPEGYDPRSRPWYRGAIKEEGDYHTTDIYRFPNKESGITIAKTVYFQGKVLGVVGVDLNFSDYQLKMSDLSIGKTGKMFIMDKKGLLVVDTGEKGVNDKNITLIKRYMDLNFNGEKSYLDEIIRLKKPIIFDVETPEGEKYFRLEPILELGLIMVGGTYKDELKELPLSIIKVGMIVTLIGTIISLLIINSFSKKLKVHLKNLSVLIEGISNGNYSKNIEEILMYISDDSELNVITKEVRNIQKNVKNRETKLKEIARIDSLTGVYNRQSLTTFLEDEIIKNKMFQSEFSIIMLDLDNFKNINDLYGHVFGDSVLKEVCKVFLEETSRMDKVCRYGGEEFLIILPNTNRIDAFKAGERLRKEIENREFFNNKEKIKVTMSGGVMEYEEGLSIEGLIEIVDKSLYKAKRSGKNKILY; encoded by the coding sequence ATGAATATACAAAAAAGTGTAATTAAAATTTCAGTAATTAGCTGTTTAATACCCATCTTTTTTTTGGGGATATACAGTTTTTTTTTAACACAAAATGAAACTAAAAGAAGGGAGCAGGAAAAAATTGAACTTATCTTTGCTTCAGAAAAAAAACAGTTAAAATTAATCAACGATAAGATGGAGGCAGTGTTAGATCTCTTGGAGTTTTTCGTGATCCACAGTAAAGTGGAGACCTCCCATAAGGATGAATTTCAAGTTCTCATAGAGGGGATGATGGACCTTATAGTAGCTGATAATAAAGAGGTTGAAAATATATTTTATGGAGATGAATATGGGAGAATTTCCTTAAAGGGATCAGGGTTTATACCGGAAGGATATGACCCTAGGAGTCGGCCGTGGTATAGAGGGGCAATAAAGGAAGAGGGAGACTATCATACTACAGATATTTATAGATTTCCAAATAAAGAGAGTGGAATTACAATAGCAAAGACCGTATATTTTCAAGGAAAAGTTTTAGGCGTTGTAGGAGTGGACCTCAATTTTTCGGATTATCAATTGAAGATGTCCGATCTGTCCATCGGAAAAACAGGAAAGATGTTCATCATGGATAAGAAGGGCTTACTTGTTGTAGATACCGGAGAAAAAGGTGTGAATGATAAAAATATAACTTTAATAAAAAGATATATGGATTTAAATTTCAATGGTGAAAAATCTTATTTAGATGAAATTATAAGGCTTAAAAAACCTATAATATTTGATGTAGAGACACCTGAAGGTGAAAAATATTTTAGGCTAGAGCCTATTTTAGAATTAGGATTAATCATGGTAGGAGGAACATATAAAGATGAGTTAAAAGAGCTCCCTTTAAGTATAATAAAGGTTGGAATGATCGTTACTTTGATAGGAACCATAATATCTCTATTGATAATAAATTCATTTTCTAAAAAATTAAAGGTTCATCTAAAAAATTTAAGTGTTTTAATAGAGGGGATTTCCAATGGAAATTACAGTAAAAATATAGAAGAGATATTGATGTATATATCCGATGATTCTGAATTGAATGTAATAACAAAAGAAGTAAGAAATATACAAAAGAATGTCAAAAATAGAGAGACTAAGTTAAAGGAGATTGCCAGAATAGACTCCCTTACAGGAGTATACAACAGGCAGAGTCTCACTACTTTTTTAGAGGATGAAATAATTAAAAATAAGATGTTTCAGTCAGAGTTTTCCATAATTATGCTTGATTTAGATAACTTTAAAAATATAAATGATCTTTACGGCCATGTTTTTGGAGATTCTGTATTAAAGGAAGTCTGTAAAGTTTTTCTAGAAGAAACCAGCAGGATGGATAAAGTGTGCAGGTATGGGGGGGAAGAATTTTTAATTATACTGCCTAATACAAACAGAATAGATGCTTTTAAAGCAGGAGAAAGACTAAGGAAGGAGATAGAAAACCGAGAATTTTTTAATAACAAGGAGAAAATAAAAGTGACTATGAGTGGAGGAGTAATGGAGTATGAGGAAGGTCTGAGTATAGAAGGGTTAATAGAGATAGTTGATAAGTCACTATATAAGGCTAAAAGATCAGGGAAAAATAAAATTTTATATTAA
- a CDS encoding glycosyltransferase, with protein MEILFWHGYLLHGSGSNIFALNIVKEFLKENNVYLFSQERDWDGIEEVGSHWIMDDYQNISLKTKFKEDGFVGVTPYIGDLLPVFVYDNYDGFKVKTFDKLTDIELKRYIDLNVEAVIKFLETTKIDIIYCNHFAISPYIMKKVQEKTGVPYIVIGHGSSLNYIISRDKRYMKLSYEGFLDSKNVVVQSEYIRGRSCEIYEEIDFFRDSRFQIIPSGVNFEQFNKLLKDEEFKNIIEGKTVFSNGPLKKIYDENYEKIKKLEDIKKIKKIIDEAEDRIEYRDIDRDLDSKLSEELKGEDNILYIGKLIISKGVHILLMSLPYIFQNNPTANITIVGYGKFRPALEILLRGLIEGNKELLEIIIEKGSYLEEKKHGDLKYLSIFWNSLKSDGKLYEYLELAKKIDIDRVVFLGKLDHDTLPHVIKKHSIIVVPSIFPESFGMVSIEGMSQGLVPIVFNHSGLKEVIPFEDSLVDLDDEVVKNLEKAIHLNLEKLEKIPNINKKFIMESKKYSFESVAERLLDLR; from the coding sequence TTGGAGATTTTATTTTGGCATGGTTATCTTTTGCATGGTAGCGGCAGTAATATTTTTGCCTTGAATATAGTAAAAGAATTTTTAAAAGAGAATAATGTATATCTATTTTCCCAGGAAAGAGATTGGGATGGTATAGAAGAGGTTGGTTCCCATTGGATTATGGATGACTATCAAAATATCTCTTTAAAGACAAAATTTAAAGAGGATGGATTTGTAGGGGTAACCCCCTATATAGGTGATCTCCTTCCTGTATTTGTCTATGATAATTATGATGGGTTTAAAGTTAAAACATTTGATAAATTAACAGATATTGAGTTAAAAAGATATATAGACCTAAATGTAGAGGCTGTCATAAAATTTTTAGAGACAACCAAGATAGATATAATCTACTGTAATCACTTTGCCATATCCCCTTATATAATGAAAAAAGTGCAGGAAAAGACTGGGGTTCCATATATAGTAATTGGTCATGGAAGTTCATTAAACTATATTATAAGCAGAGACAAAAGGTATATGAAGCTATCCTATGAAGGATTCTTGGACTCTAAGAATGTGGTGGTTCAAAGCGAATATATCAGAGGGAGATCTTGTGAGATCTATGAGGAAATAGATTTTTTTAGGGACTCCAGATTTCAAATAATTCCTTCAGGTGTTAATTTTGAACAATTTAATAAGTTATTAAAAGATGAAGAGTTTAAAAATATTATAGAGGGGAAAACTGTTTTTTCCAATGGACCATTAAAAAAAATATATGATGAAAATTATGAGAAGATAAAAAAATTAGAAGATATAAAAAAGATAAAAAAAATTATAGATGAGGCAGAGGATAGGATAGAGTACAGGGATATAGACAGAGATCTGGACTCGAAATTATCTGAGGAATTAAAAGGAGAAGACAATATACTATACATAGGGAAATTAATAATCTCCAAAGGGGTGCATATTCTCTTGATGAGTCTCCCCTATATTTTTCAAAATAATCCCACTGCAAATATTACTATTGTAGGCTATGGAAAGTTTAGGCCGGCTTTAGAGATTTTATTGAGAGGATTAATAGAGGGAAACAAAGAGTTATTGGAAATTATTATAGAAAAAGGAAGTTATTTAGAAGAGAAAAAACATGGCGACTTGAAATATCTATCAATATTCTGGAATTCATTAAAAAGTGATGGGAAATTATATGAATATTTAGAATTAGCTAAAAAAATAGATATAGACAGGGTTGTATTTTTAGGTAAATTAGATCACGATACCCTGCCCCATGTTATAAAAAAACATAGTATAATAGTAGTGCCATCTATTTTTCCAGAATCTTTTGGAATGGTAAGTATCGAGGGGATGTCTCAGGGGTTAGTCCCTATAGTTTTTAACCATTCAGGATTAAAAGAAGTTATTCCTTTCGAGGATAGTTTAGTAGATCTAGATGATGAAGTTGTAAAGAATCTGGAGAAGGCAATACATTTAAATTTAGAGAAGTTAGAGAAAATACCAAATATAAATAAAAAATTTATAATGGAAAGTAAAAAATATTCTTTTGAATCAGTAGCTGAAAGATTACTCGATCTAAGATAA
- a CDS encoding XRE family transcriptional regulator, with protein MTFNKFIKNKRIELNLSQNKFAKSIGITQSYFNNIERGELKNPPSEDVLEKISIGLMLNEEEIEYLKFLAAFERTPQLIKDELDRKDKEISYLRGNSSISENNSISIDDQIPVFERISAGIGVLGDQEVTEYITLPGIRNHGNIFAVNVWGDSMEPTIKDGSIIIAKKEVEVRNGDIGAFFINDEAFVKRLKVTESYVALISDNPNYPPIFIGPGEDLKVVGKVVKVLSDI; from the coding sequence ATGACTTTTAATAAATTTATAAAAAATAAAAGAATAGAATTAAATCTAAGTCAAAATAAATTTGCTAAATCCATTGGGATAACTCAATCTTATTTTAATAATATAGAAAGAGGTGAATTAAAAAATCCGCCCAGTGAGGACGTTTTAGAAAAAATTTCCATAGGTCTTATGTTAAATGAGGAGGAGATTGAATATCTAAAATTTTTAGCTGCTTTTGAAAGGACTCCTCAGCTCATCAAGGATGAATTGGATAGAAAAGATAAGGAGATCAGCTACCTCAGGGGAAACTCATCTATCTCTGAAAATAACTCCATCTCTATAGATGACCAGATTCCGGTCTTTGAAAGGATCAGTGCAGGCATCGGGGTTTTAGGAGATCAGGAAGTTACAGAATATATTACCCTCCCTGGGATAAGAAATCACGGTAATATTTTTGCTGTCAATGTATGGGGAGATTCTATGGAGCCTACTATTAAAGACGGTTCTATAATTATCGCTAAAAAAGAAGTTGAGGTAAGAAATGGAGATATCGGAGCTTTTTTCATAAATGATGAAGCCTTTGTAAAAAGACTAAAAGTTACAGAATCATATGTAGCTCTTATCAGTGATAATCCCAACTATCCGCCTATTTTTATAGGCCCTGGAGAAGATCTCAAAGTTGTAGGAAAGGTAGTAAAAGTTTTAAGTGATATATAA
- a CDS encoding cation:dicarboxylase symporter family transporter produces MAILVYVLAWMQRSYKSFTNRVFTGLGLGILFGVSMQVFYGQGSEIIANTLQWTNIIGSGYVSLLKMIVIPLIMVSIASSVINAEESENSSIAKMSTTIIGLLLVTCGIAALISIFTSLAFNLSAEGLISGAKEAARMSYLEGKAGDVSNASSLIKQIVGIIPDNPFKAMTGAGNNSTIGVVIFSALVGIATRKIKKKDKKTFELIQNGVNAAQAVVLKLVQMVLGLTPYGVLALMTKVCASSNFVEISRLGNFVVATYVALALMFGVHLVMIMLCGVSPIIFLKKAWTVLTFAFTSRTSAGSIPMNIDCQTKKLGVPNSIASMSAGIGATVGQNGCGGVYPAMLAVMIATATGINVLDPAFFVKLIIVVMIASLGGAGIGGGATIAALIVLPIMGLPIELVGLLIAIEPILDQGRTALNVSGAMATGVVTAKLLGSLDKEIYNDGEGKAVLNRG; encoded by the coding sequence ATGGCAATATTAGTATATGTGCTGGCTTGGATGCAGAGATCATATAAGTCATTTACAAATAGAGTGTTTACTGGATTGGGATTAGGAATATTATTTGGTGTATCTATGCAGGTTTTTTATGGACAGGGATCGGAGATAATTGCAAATACATTACAATGGACCAACATAATAGGTAGTGGATATGTTTCGCTGTTAAAGATGATTGTTATTCCTTTAATAATGGTATCTATAGCTTCATCTGTTATTAATGCAGAGGAATCTGAAAATAGTTCTATAGCAAAGATGAGTACGACTATCATTGGATTATTGTTGGTAACTTGTGGTATAGCTGCTCTTATATCTATATTTACATCTTTAGCATTTAATCTAAGTGCAGAGGGGCTAATATCAGGAGCTAAAGAAGCTGCTAGAATGAGTTACTTAGAAGGGAAAGCAGGAGATGTTAGTAATGCTTCTTCATTGATTAAACAAATAGTTGGAATTATTCCGGATAACCCATTTAAAGCTATGACTGGTGCAGGAAATAACTCAACAATCGGTGTTGTTATCTTCTCAGCTTTAGTAGGGATAGCTACAAGAAAGATCAAAAAGAAAGATAAGAAGACTTTTGAATTAATTCAAAATGGTGTAAATGCAGCTCAAGCTGTAGTATTAAAGTTAGTACAGATGGTATTGGGACTTACTCCATATGGTGTTTTAGCTCTAATGACTAAGGTATGTGCGAGTTCTAACTTTGTAGAAATTTCAAGATTAGGTAACTTCGTTGTAGCGACTTATGTTGCTTTAGCACTTATGTTTGGAGTTCACTTAGTAATGATTATGTTGTGTGGTGTATCGCCAATAATTTTCTTGAAGAAGGCGTGGACAGTATTGACATTTGCCTTTACATCTAGAACATCTGCTGGAAGTATCCCAATGAATATTGACTGCCAGACAAAAAAATTAGGAGTACCTAATTCCATTGCAAGTATGTCAGCTGGAATTGGAGCTACTGTTGGACAAAATGGTTGTGGTGGAGTATATCCAGCTATGTTAGCTGTAATGATTGCTACTGCTACTGGTATAAATGTACTGGATCCGGCATTCTTTGTAAAATTGATTATAGTTGTAATGATAGCTTCACTTGGAGGAGCTGGAATCGGTGGAGGAGCTACAATAGCAGCCTTAATTGTACTGCCTATAATGGGATTACCTATTGAATTGGTTGGATTATTGATCGCTATTGAGCCTATCTTAGATCAAGGTAGAACTGCTTTAAATGTATCAGGAGCTATGGCTACTGGTGTTGTAACAGCAAAATTATTAGGATCTTTAGATAAAGAGATATACAATGACGGTGAAGGTAAGGCCGTATTGAACAGAGGATAA
- a CDS encoding rhodanese-like domain-containing protein produces MAGIISDLFGWDKHLEVDKDGALDLIGDDAIVIDVRNERKRNKVEAIFDETIDVEFNEFETKVKDLLEKKEITKNDSYVVFCTTGAKGLKAVKILRKYGFEKSFNMKYGTNAWHANDDGCGT; encoded by the coding sequence ATGGCAGGAATTATTAGTGATCTATTTGGCTGGGATAAACACCTGGAAGTAGATAAAGATGGGGCATTAGATCTTATAGGGGATGATGCAATCGTAATCGATGTAAGGAATGAAAGGAAAAGAAATAAGGTTGAGGCTATCTTTGATGAAACTATCGACGTTGAATTTAATGAATTCGAAACGAAGGTAAAGGATCTTTTAGAAAAAAAAGAGATAACTAAAAACGATTCATATGTAGTGTTCTGTACGACGGGAGCTAAAGGATTAAAAGCTGTAAAAATCCTTAGAAAATATGGATTTGAAAAATCATTTAATATGAAATACGGTACCAATGCATGGCATGCAAATGACGATGGATGCGGTACATGA
- a CDS encoding SNF2-related protein, which yields MYDKFISKSEERVEVYFRLRFFEKKSYIEIVDKKGDEISLPMTPIQTDKNTLEIISNLELINEHNYFNISWENEDNLIYLEENPHLFELLRKSKYFVTEDFKGISIRENKRQITLKLEKSKEKIEVKLVLDGKYETFQFLTENYVIRKHKIYHIEDIGENYLSALELNTQIELKEMERFLTITNSYFDNLNVEYEDYRVEKLNKKSFVPRIIIEKISKDRSLYLKFGFEISTMTYNMLKKDDIKTVVLLNSLEKVISICDIDISTMSESMEDVIKILVKYQRKLKLKESYYVEENLIILHEKLAKEFISKELLNLVSKYKFIGTEKLKTYKIKTVQPKLIAKLSHSIDFLEGDAHLEIEGEKFSILDIISKYKKDSYVVLSDGTNALINKKYIEKLERLFKNSKSSKDVKVSFFDLPIIEELIGEKISGDGMTYGRQIFEGLNEIDNLDIPGAMVDATLRNYQEYGYKWLYYITENKLGGCLADDMGLGKTIQTISILAYTYLHKNLTKPSLIIMPKSLVFNWENEIKKFCKDLTVGIYYGNNRDFNEVKNKNIILTTYGTVRNDVKLLTKEKFEMIILDESQNIKNITSQITKAVMLLNSEKRLALSGTPVENNLGELYSLFRFLNPQMFGGIEDFNNYYANPIQKDNDLEIIEELKKKIYPFILRRIKKQVLKDLPDKIEKTLYVEMNEPQRKLYEERRNFYYTLINQKLSEHGIGKSQIFILQALNELRQIASCPESKSDGLVRSAKLEILVNNILEAVKNGHKVLVFTNYINSIDNIREELENYGINHISMTGATKNRQELVEKFQTSKECKVFIMTLKTGGVGLNLTAADKIFIYDPWWNKTAEDQAVDRSYRMGQDRTVFAYKLITKGTIEEKMLSLQMEKNKLFNSLITTDTVAVKSLSESDIEYMLGV from the coding sequence ATGTACGATAAATTTATTAGTAAAAGTGAAGAACGGGTAGAAGTTTATTTTAGATTGAGGTTTTTTGAGAAGAAATCTTACATAGAGATAGTGGATAAAAAAGGAGATGAAATAAGTCTTCCGATGACCCCTATCCAAACAGATAAAAATACTTTAGAAATAATTTCTAATTTAGAACTTATAAATGAGCATAACTATTTTAATATATCGTGGGAAAACGAAGATAATCTAATTTATTTAGAGGAAAACCCACATCTATTTGAACTGTTAAGGAAGAGTAAATACTTTGTTACAGAGGATTTTAAAGGAATAAGTATTAGGGAAAACAAAAGACAAATAACCCTAAAACTGGAAAAATCTAAGGAAAAAATAGAGGTTAAATTAGTGTTAGATGGTAAGTATGAAACTTTTCAATTTTTAACTGAAAATTATGTCATAAGAAAACACAAGATCTATCATATCGAGGATATAGGGGAAAACTATCTTAGTGCATTGGAACTAAATACGCAGATAGAGCTAAAAGAGATGGAAAGATTTTTGACTATAACTAATTCTTACTTTGATAATTTAAATGTGGAATATGAAGACTATAGGGTAGAAAAATTAAATAAGAAGTCCTTTGTCCCACGTATTATAATAGAAAAAATTTCTAAAGACAGAAGTTTGTATCTTAAATTTGGTTTTGAGATATCTACTATGACCTATAATATGTTGAAAAAAGATGACATTAAAACAGTGGTATTATTAAATTCATTGGAAAAAGTAATATCAATCTGTGATATAGATATATCTACCATGTCTGAAAGTATGGAAGATGTAATAAAGATATTGGTGAAATACCAAAGAAAGTTAAAATTAAAGGAAAGCTATTATGTAGAGGAGAACCTTATCATTCTCCATGAAAAATTAGCTAAAGAATTTATAAGTAAGGAACTCCTTAATCTGGTATCTAAATATAAATTCATAGGAACTGAAAAATTAAAGACATATAAGATAAAAACTGTTCAGCCTAAGTTGATAGCTAAATTATCTCATTCAATTGATTTTTTAGAGGGAGACGCCCACCTAGAGATAGAAGGAGAAAAATTTTCTATCCTGGATATAATTTCAAAATATAAAAAAGATTCATATGTTGTTTTAAGTGATGGAACTAATGCACTAATCAACAAAAAATATATAGAAAAATTAGAAAGGTTATTTAAAAACAGTAAATCATCAAAAGATGTTAAGGTATCTTTCTTTGATCTGCCCATAATAGAGGAGCTTATTGGAGAAAAAATATCTGGAGATGGAATGACCTATGGAAGGCAAATATTTGAGGGTTTAAATGAGATAGATAACTTAGATATACCTGGTGCCATGGTCGATGCAACACTGAGAAATTATCAGGAATACGGGTATAAATGGCTGTATTATATAACTGAAAATAAATTAGGCGGATGTCTGGCTGATGATATGGGTCTGGGAAAAACTATTCAGACTATAAGTATATTAGCTTATACATATCTACATAAAAACCTGACGAAGCCATCTCTTATTATCATGCCTAAAAGTTTAGTATTTAACTGGGAAAATGAAATAAAAAAATTCTGTAAAGACCTTACTGTAGGTATATATTATGGAAACAACAGAGATTTTAATGAAGTAAAAAACAAAAATATTATTCTTACGACCTATGGAACAGTAAGAAATGATGTTAAATTATTGACTAAGGAAAAATTTGAGATGATAATTTTAGATGAATCCCAGAATATAAAAAATATAACATCCCAGATAACAAAAGCTGTGATGTTATTAAATTCTGAAAAAAGATTAGCTCTCAGTGGAACACCGGTGGAAAATAATCTGGGGGAACTTTATTCATTGTTCAGGTTTTTAAACCCACAGATGTTTGGCGGGATTGAAGATTTTAATAATTATTATGCTAACCCGATTCAAAAAGACAATGATTTAGAGATAATAGAGGAATTAAAGAAAAAAATATATCCATTTATCTTAAGAAGGATAAAAAAGCAGGTACTAAAAGATCTGCCGGATAAGATCGAAAAAACTCTCTATGTGGAGATGAATGAACCCCAAAGAAAGTTATATGAAGAGAGAAGAAACTTCTACTATACCCTTATAAATCAAAAATTATCTGAACATGGGATAGGAAAGAGTCAGATATTTATCCTGCAGGCATTGAATGAACTACGTCAAATAGCCAGCTGCCCGGAATCTAAGAGTGATGGTTTAGTAAGATCGGCTAAGTTAGAGATATTGGTAAACAATATCCTGGAAGCTGTAAAAAATGGACATAAGGTTCTGGTTTTTACAAACTATATTAACTCTATAGATAATATACGTGAGGAACTGGAAAATTATGGAATTAATCATATATCTATGACAGGTGCTACAAAAAACAGGCAGGAATTAGTGGAAAAATTCCAGACATCAAAGGAATGTAAGGTATTTATCATGACGTTAAAAACAGGAGGAGTTGGACTGAACCTGACTGCTGCTGATAAGATATTTATCTATGACCCTTGGTGGAATAAGACGGCAGAAGACCAGGCTGTAGATAGAAGTTACCGTATGGGACAGGACAGGACGGTATTTGCTTATAAACTTATTACAAAAGGAACGATAGAAGAAAAAATGCTTAGTTTACAGATGGAAAAAAATAAATTATTTAACAGTCTTATAACTACAGATACTGTTGCAGTTAAAAGTCTAAGTGAATCTGATATTGAATATATGTTAGGAGTGTAA
- a CDS encoding cupin domain-containing protein, which yields MIEEIFKISTEDKTVVEKLILEDDLNYIHMVFEKGKGLPLHYSNAVVNMTVIRGRLSITLGDQKTKIYEKGTLLRIPYDVKMNVRNEEDEVLELIVIKAPGAKHPVKYAR from the coding sequence ATGATAGAAGAAATCTTTAAAATATCAACTGAAGATAAAACGGTAGTAGAAAAATTAATTTTAGAGGATGATTTAAACTACATTCATATGGTATTTGAAAAGGGAAAGGGGCTGCCTTTACACTATTCAAACGCAGTTGTAAATATGACGGTTATCAGAGGAAGATTATCTATAACTTTAGGAGATCAAAAAACTAAAATATATGAAAAAGGGACTCTTTTGAGAATTCCATATGACGTAAAGATGAATGTTAGAAATGAAGAGGATGAAGTCTTAGAGCTTATAGTTATAAAAGCTCCGGGAGCAAAACATCCTGTAAAATATGCCAGGTAG
- a CDS encoding APC family permease, producing MLKKEIKKMDILSLAIGAIIGTGAFILPGTMFLKAGMINSIIAILMGGLIMVGIEKNYGYLLHKFPVAGGEYAFTYDAFGWKHALTCGWFLTLAYSSLVPFNATGLAFVAKFIMPGVLKVGYLYTIAGSSIYLGEIGIAIFALCFFAYLNIKGVKLASNFQNIMVLLLVGIVFLFLSLAIAKAGINNSYTSTFLTGQKIGLSNILKVLSIAPMLFVGFDCIPQVAEELNFEAKEASRLAVFSILIGALIYCSILFFTSFGITLEEVANGNITWATGHTVEYYFGKIGLWSLGIALLSAIVAGINGFYMAASRLLFAMSRGKILPEFFGVLDPKYHTPKNAVLFILGISLIAPWFGRNVLGWIVGTSSVGASIGYLYTSLSSYRLYKEEYNRVYFPSIFGSIAGIVFLILLLVPGLNSSLSMPSAIIVIVWGIIGLSFYKFYDLKVVHYTKEELDELILNRDSDGNFKEK from the coding sequence ATGTTAAAAAAAGAAATTAAAAAGATGGATATATTATCTTTGGCAATAGGTGCAATCATAGGAACAGGAGCTTTTATCCTTCCGGGAACGATGTTTTTAAAAGCAGGGATGATAAATTCCATTATAGCTATCCTTATGGGGGGGCTTATAATGGTTGGAATAGAAAAAAATTATGGTTACCTGCTCCATAAGTTTCCAGTAGCTGGAGGAGAGTATGCATTTACCTACGATGCATTTGGTTGGAAACATGCATTGACATGCGGGTGGTTTCTTACTTTGGCATATTCAAGTTTAGTACCATTTAATGCTACAGGTCTGGCTTTTGTTGCGAAATTTATAATGCCGGGAGTCTTAAAGGTAGGGTATCTATATACTATAGCAGGATCTAGTATATATTTAGGGGAGATAGGAATAGCGATATTTGCCCTATGTTTTTTTGCTTATTTAAATATTAAAGGGGTAAAATTAGCCTCAAACTTTCAAAATATAATGGTGCTTTTATTGGTAGGGATAGTGTTTTTATTTTTAAGTCTGGCCATAGCAAAAGCTGGTATTAATAACTCATATACATCTACCTTTCTTACAGGTCAAAAGATCGGTCTATCTAATATATTAAAGGTGCTGTCTATTGCTCCAATGTTGTTTGTTGGATTTGACTGTATCCCGCAGGTGGCAGAGGAACTGAATTTTGAGGCTAAAGAAGCTTCTAGATTAGCTGTATTTTCTATTTTAATCGGAGCTTTAATCTATTGTTCAATTTTATTTTTTACAAGCTTTGGGATAACTTTGGAAGAGGTTGCAAATGGAAATATAACGTGGGCAACAGGGCATACAGTTGAATATTATTTCGGTAAGATCGGACTATGGTCCCTGGGGATAGCTTTACTTTCAGCTATTGTAGCAGGAATAAATGGATTTTATATGGCTGCCAGCAGATTATTGTTTGCCATGTCCAGGGGAAAGATACTGCCTGAATTCTTTGGTGTATTAGATCCCAAATATCATACTCCCAAAAATGCCGTGTTGTTTATCTTAGGAATATCATTGATTGCACCATGGTTTGGAAGGAATGTATTAGGATGGATAGTGGGGACTTCCAGTGTAGGAGCTTCCATCGGATATCTGTATACCAGTTTATCTTCTTATAGACTATACAAGGAAGAGTATAATAGGGTGTATTTTCCATCTATATTTGGTTCTATAGCCGGGATAGTCTTCTTAATCTTATTATTGGTGCCGGGATTGAATAGTTCTCTGTCCATGCCCTCAGCAATTATAGTAATAGTATGGGGGATTATAGGTTTATCATTTTATAAATTTTACGATCTTAAAGTAGTGCATTATACCAAGGAAGAGTTAGATGAATTAATCTTAAACAGAGATTCCGATGGGAATTTCAAAGAAAAATAA